In Zingiber officinale cultivar Zhangliang chromosome 1A, Zo_v1.1, whole genome shotgun sequence, a genomic segment contains:
- the LOC122012430 gene encoding profilin-4-like: MSWQTYIDEHLMCDVEGHRLIAAAIIGHDGSVWAQSESFPQLKPEEVTNIMKDFDEPGTLAPTGLFLGTAKYMVIQGEPGVVIRGKKGSGGATIRKTSQTLIFGIYEEPMTPGQCNLVVERLGDYLNDQGF; this comes from the exons atgtctTGGCAAACATACATCGATGAGCACTTGATGTGTGATGTCGAGGGTCACCGGCTGATTGCCGCGGCAATCATTGGCCACGACGGTAGTGTTTGGGCGCAGAGTGAATCCTTTCCTCAG TTGAAGCCTGAGGAGGTCACAAACATCATGAAGGACTTCGATGAACCTGGAACACTTGCGCCAACCGGCTTATTTCTTGGAACAGCAAAATACATGGTCATTCAAGGAGAACCAGGAGTTGTGATCCGTGGCAAGAAG GGATCAGGCGGTGCCACAATTAGGAAGACCAGCCAAACACTCATCTTCGGCATCTACGAAGAGCCGATGACTCCAGGGCAATGCAATTTGGTCGTTGAGAGGTTGGGCGATTACCTCAACGACCAAGGCTTCTAG